CGAGATATAcctgaagaatttgaacaTACTACCATCCAGATTGAGTATGAACAGTTACATGTAAAAGCACAGCAGCACCAACAAGAGCACCAACAAGAGCACCATAAACCTCCGCATCAAGCTCAACACCATGCACAACATCAGCATCATGGACAACGTCAAAAGCGTCGCCATCGCCGTAGATATGGTTTAGATGACTTCAAATTCTTATCTGTTTTGGGTAAAGGTAATTTTGGTAAGGTGATGTTGGCTGAATATGTTTCTAATAATCAGCTATGTGCTATTAAAGTCCtaaaaaagaattttattgttgaaaatgacgaGGTAGAGAGTACGAAATCGGAGAAGCGTGTGTTTCTTGTTGCtaacaaatacaaacatCCTTTCATGCTGAGTTTATACCAAAGCTTCCAAACCGAGAATAGGATATATTTTGTTATGGAATATATTAGTGGTGGTGATTTGATGTGGCACGTTCAACAGAAACGATTTTCACTAAAAAGAGCACAATTCTATGCCAGTGAAATATTACTTGCCTTGAAGTTCTTACATGACCATGGTATTATTTACAGAGATTTGAAGCTTGATAATATCATGCTAACAGAGAGTGGTCATATCAAGCTAGCCGACTATGGATTAtgtaaagaaaatatgtGGTATGGTAAGACCACCCGAACTTTTTGTGGAACACCTGAATTAATGGCACCTGAAATTATATCAGGGGAGCAAACATATGATAAAGCTGTTGACTGGTGGGCGTTTGGTGTTCTCTTGTACCAAATGATTCTAACCAAGACACCATTCAAaggtgatgatgaggaagaagtttTCAACGCAATTTTAACAGATGAGCCATTGTATCCAATAAATATGTCAAAGGAATCTGTTGATATAATCCAGAAACTTTTAACAAGAGATCCGAAGTTGAGGTTAGGGTCCAGTGAACGAGATGCCCTTGATATTATGGAGCATCCGTATTTTGCAGACGttaattttgatgatgttcTAGCACTAAAAATTAAACCTCCATACATACCACAAATCGATGACCCAAGAGAGGCACActgttttgaagaagagttTACGTCTCAAGCTGCCAAATTAACTCCTGTGAATACCGTTTTATCGccaaaaattcaagaaatgtTTAGAGGGTTTACATACTCAATCGATGACGAGTAAGTAGAAATGGAAGCGGATGGTCCTTGTGTTTTTTCTATGATCTCTTGCCTTCTCTTTGACAAAGTTGgtatacaaatataaatctatatatataaatcaTAAATAACGTGCCATAATTATTGGCCTACAGATGCCATGGAGGGGATGTTCCAGTCACTGTAATAAGAGTGAAGGCAGTTAAAAGCTTGGGTGTACTTACAACGAGCAATTGAAacagaggaaaaaaaaatagttcGAGCATGGGTATGGCCCGAGGATGATGACATTCGACAGAAATATTGGATGATCGAAACTATCGAATATCACGTCAAATGCATTTACTTGTTGTGTTTCTCTTAATTTATACGACTTCTTCCCctgtttctattttttcttataGTTCATTACTCGGCAATTTTGCAAGTAGACAAGTTAGACATGGTTGAAGTTAAGagcattgaagaattgagtcaaatcaaactttttgatttgattaGGGAAGTTTTCGATAAGGCATACGCCAATGGCGACTTAGTGTACAAGGAGCCAACCAACATTGAGCATTTCAAAGATCCGGAGAGTCAACTGCAGTATGAGATATCGATTCTTGAAGGATTAGACAAACGTCCGAACAACAGAGCCCGTGAACCTGGGGAAGAAGAGGATGTGACAAAGGAAGTCATTGAGAAGGTCCAAACAAAAGATCCATTTGCAACTCCCGAACCAGAATTGACAGTCATTGACTCGTTGCTCGACGATTATAGATTGATTCTAAACAAGTATCCAAACACCAAGTACCATTTTTTGTTAGTGACTAAGGACTTTGAGAAACAAGACAGTCTACTAAAGCCAATCGAACTGCAGATAATTCGTACCATTTTAGAGAACTTAAATGGGTCTGGCGATGGAGTGAAgtatttttccttctttaaTAGTGGTCCAGAGAGTGGATATTCGCAGTTCCACAAACACGTCCAGTTTCTGAAACTACCTGAACATTTCATGCCATTCCAAGACAACATTATAAGCGGTGTCAACTATTTTTTACCAAAGGAGATTGTTCAAGAGCGCAGACCGTTATTTGCAAAGAAGGCAAGGTTCAAGCACTATATTTTGAAACTGAAGGAATACAACGAGGGTGAGGTTGATAGAGAGGAGGAGTTGGATTCGTTAGCGATGTTATACATGTATTTGATCAAGAGAAGTTTGAATATAAACAAGGAGTTTGAGATTGACAAGAGGGACTTCAGTTataatttgatgatgatgaatgACTGGATGATGATTGTTCCACGTAGAAGTGCCAAATATGAAGACATTTGGCAGAACTCACTAGGGTTTATGGGGCTGTTCTTCCTCAAGGACGAGGACCTCAAGGGCAAGGTTCAGCAAGTTGGAATTTCCAAGATTCTCGAGGAATGTGGTTTCCCAATGGAGGAAGACGAACACCAGATTGTCTATAACGAATACGGATACTAAGTCTGTCTCCATCTTACAGTGTACAGTTTAGTGAGTTTGTTTAATTTTTATAATAAATAGAATATAAAACGTGAAAAAAGGAGTTTGAGTGTGTCTTCAAGTGAATAGAGGTGCAGAGGAGGGGAGATATTGCGATAGCTATTCCACAGAATAAATAAGAATAATAAATGGAAGTCTTTTTCAACACGTTGTTAAGTTCAAGCAACGGTGGAGTTGTTCAAAGCTTCCTTTTCAGCGATTTCAGCTTCTGCCTCCAAGATGTAAGGGGTCAAGTAAGGAGTGTCATCCTTTGCTTGTAATGCCTTAGAATCTGGTAAAACGTCAATGGAGACAGCTAATTGATGAGCAGCAATGATTCTGTAGTTTCTAGCATAGGATTCTTCAGCAGGCAATCTAGAGATGGCCTTTTGCATTGCAGGGGTCTCCTCAATGAGTAAATCGTCCAATTTCAAACCCAAGTTTCTGTAGCCGGATAGGTTGGTGAAGACCTTAGCTGCTGGAACCATGAGTTGTCTCAAGAGGGGGTTCTTGAGGACAAATTCGGCTTGTTTCTTGACTAGAGTGACGGTGGACATTGGCAGTTGTGTTTTGTGCTTTATGCTTTGTGCTTGGTGGTGACGAAGTAGAGTAAAGGCTTTTTCTTGTCAACAGGTACTGACGAGTGTCTCTTGTATTCCCATTCAAGTTCCTCTAGCTAACAATCATGCCAGTGTTTCCAGCAGCGAGATTTTGCAAAACGGGGCAAGTTACAAAggtttaaaaaaaaagaaaaaaaaaactctcAAATGCGAAATTCGAAAATATATtttccccccccctcccccctCAGTGtatcttcatcaccattcCCACTTCACAGGCTCTGATTGGCCGAGAGAACAGCGCGCGTCGACCGACGCGCGCACGTGACCGACATAGAATAATTAATTCCAAGAAAGGGAAAAGATGCCAGACTTTATACAGGAAAACACCCGAAATGGAACAACCGTATTGGGAATGGAAGGGAAACGGTTTTGCTTTTGTATATTCCATGAGGGACATACCTTAAAGAAGAGATACATGGATGTCATTAAAAGTCATAGACGACAATGAGGTCAAATCAGAGGAAACGTACATTCTACAAACTATGAGGACAAACAAATTGGACTCACTTTGGAGATGTCTTGAAATGAAACCGGTACTGGTTGCTTAACCTTTTTGGTATATGGCGTTTAGTTGCATTCGGTACAATGTACATTGTCCATTCGTTTCCGCCCTCACTGAAACGCTAAACAGCTCTTAAATTTAACCATATGGAAAAAGCAAGAGAGTTTTGGTTATATCTCCTTCTATCCAATCTGCCCGCTTTCTTACAGCAAAGTGTGCATTATTTGCAAGACACACAAAACGCGTGGTTTCCCAATTGGGCGGCGCATAGCGTCTTTACGATCGCCAGAGATTGACAATTTCCCTTTTCAGAGAAGATAGTGTAACGCCAACAATTGCCAATTCAGGTGAAGTGCCCCAGGTGAACGCGTTTGACAATGGAAATAGGAGGTTCAACAAGTTGGAGCTGTCTTTCATGGTaggcttttttttttcctaaaGACTATTTCCTCAAGTAGCACTTGTATAAATTGGTTGGGTTTTCCCCCCGTTGTTTTGGTTGTTCTTAGGGTTTGTTCTATTTGTTCTATTTGTATTGAACTTTAGTTTTCTATTCTATCCTTTTCCAATAACAAGCAATTGGTTCTTCGTTATTGGTTTTCATTCTTCgttattgattttcattctttgttgttggttttCACTCTCTCGTTGTTTCTCCTTCCCTCTTTACCAACCCCTTTCGACATAGACAAGGTATGAAGATTTCTCAGTTGTTGATCTCTCTTGCCCCTTTAGCTGGTTTAGCCGTTGCTAGCGATCCACCAAAATGTGACGCGGATAACAAATGTCCAGAAGAATATCCTTGTTGTTCCAATGATGGAGCTTGTGGTACTGGATCTTATTGCCTGGGTCCTTGTGATCCTCGTTATTCATTCAATTCTACCTCTTGTATGCCCGCTCCAATCTGTAAGGCCGGAACATTCACCCCTAGAAAGGATAACATGATTCTACAAACAGATTATCTCGGTAATATCACTGCCAACGATTTCCAATACTATGGTCAAGTTGAGGATAATGATGATTCAGTTATGATTAAAATGCCTAAAAAATCTACAGGTGGTGtcatttcttccaatttctATATTTGGTATGGTAACGttaaaatgaaatttaAGACATCACATAATGCAGGTGTTGTCTCTGCTGCAATTTTATTCTCTCAAGTGGAAGATGAAATCGATTTCGAATGGGTCGGTAGTGAATTGGATACCACAGAAACTAACTTTTATTATGAAGGTATCTTGGATTATCATAATGGTAATAAGAGTTCCTCTGCTAACACTTATGAAGATTTCCATGTCTATGAAATCGACTGGACTcaagatgaaatcaattggTTAATCGATGGCTCTGTTGTTAGAACCTTGAAGAAAGACGATACTTGGAATTCTACCAGTAACAAGTACGAATACCCTCAAACTCCTACTAGAGTTCAACTCTCAATCTGGCCTGGTGGTGCAGCAGATAGTCCAGAAGGTACCAGAGAATGGGCCGGTGGTTATATCGATTGGGACGCTTCTGATTTCTCAGATCCTGGTTACTTGTATGTTGCCGTTGATACTGTGGAAGTTACTTGTTACGACCCTCCATCCACTGCTCAAACTGAAGGTAACAAAAAGGTCTCCTACAGATACGATGGTAAAGGGTATGACGAAGAAAACGTTATTATCAGTGATAAAGGTACTGTCATCAAAGATTTAGGCCGTACTGGTTTCAATACAGGTGAAGATCAAAATGATAACagttcttcaaaatcaagtaTCAAGTCTTCTTCCACTTCTAAATCAGCTTCAAGCTCTTCAAGCTCTCCTAGTTCATCAAGCTCAGCTTCAAAGTCTTCTAACTCCGCTTCTTCTACAGAGTCATCTAGCTCTTCAAAatcctcaaaatcatcatccaGTGCATCACcatcctcttcttcatcatccaGTGCATCACTatcctcaaaatcatcatccaGTGCATCACTgtcctcttcttcatcatccGAAACATCTGTTATAGagtcttcatcttcaagCTCCTCCGTAGAGTCTACTTCCTCATCCACTCCTGCTATTTCGTCAACTTTAACTCCTGCTGTAGAATCTACAGCATCATCAAGTACCGCTCATGGTTTTATCCAGGATACTAATACCCTGTCTGCGTCAGCTACCGCTAGTGTCTCTTCAATCGTATCTGTAACTCCATCAAAGGGCCATTTGAATAATGCCTCCTTGCTCGGTTTGCTCATAGCATTTGTTTCACACTTTGCATTTTGATTATTCTGCAACTAGTTACTCCCTAATTTTACCCCAGTTTACCTAAATAATTGACTTTTCTAACGTTTATAACACTATTTTAATATTCGGCTTTACAACGAGGCTGATCGCTCCTTGTGGAAACACTCCTAGTTCATGTTagtctttgaaattgactCATCTTTGTTCGCACCTAAATAAGCCGTTGTGTAGATAAGAATCGAGAGGAAGCACGTTGAGTTGAACCAGTTGTTGACTCCCACCCTAAATTGTTAACCACCACTTCCCAAACACCGGCGGCTTGAACGGTCTAAATCATAAATGAGTGTCAGTGTCCAAATTTACAAATTCTCATCCCCACAAGTCGTTAATAACGAGTCTTTACTAACACGGGTTCTGAACAGAGGCTACGATTTACCAAGGTTCAAATATAATGTCATCACTACCCCAAGGATCAAGAACTCATTGGTGGAAGATTTGGGCGTAAGCCCCCTACAGGATAGCtatgttttcttctgtATTGCCAATGACGAACCTACAGAGGATAAACATATTGGCTGTGATGAACCACTCGATGATTACGAGCAAACCACCGAGAAGCTGAAGCTCCGTTACCCACACATTGCAGTAAATGACGTCCAAAGGTGCTACGACAATAGCGTTGACGAAACTCGATCTGATCTGCCACTGCCAAAGCCCCTAGAAGACAGATTGCTATCAATGGCTGCCTTAAAACCACATCACACAGAGTCTGGACAG
The Pichia kudriavzevii chromosome 2, complete sequence DNA segment above includes these coding regions:
- a CDS encoding uncharacterized protein (PKUD0B04270; similar to Saccharomyces cerevisiae YCL050C (APA1) and YDR530C (APA2); ancestral locus Anc_1.17), encoding MVEVKSIEELSQIKLFDLIREVFDKAYANGDLVYKEPTNIEHFKDPESQLQYEISILEGLDKRPNNRAREPGEEEDVTKEVIEKVQTKDPFATPEPELTVIDSLLDDYRLILNKYPNTKYHFLLVTKDFEKQDSLLKPIELQIIRTILENLNGSGDGVKYFSFFNSGPESGYSQFHKHVQFLKLPEHFMPFQDNIISGVNYFLPKEIVQERRPLFAKKARFKHYILKLKEYNEGEVDREEELDSLAMLYMYLIKRSLNINKEFEIDKRDFSYNLMMMNDWMMIVPRRSAKYEDIWQNSLGFMGLFFLKDEDLKGKVQQVGISKILEECGFPMEEDEHQIVYNEYGY
- a CDS encoding uncharacterized protein (PKUD0B04280; similar to Saccharomyces cerevisiae YDR529C (QCR7); ancestral locus Anc_1.16), whose product is MSTVTLVKKQAEFVLKNPLLRQLMVPAAKVFTNLSGYRNLGLKLDDLLIEETPAMQKAISRLPAEESYARNYRIIAAHQLAVSIDVLPDSKALQAKDDTPYLTPYILEAEAEIAEKEALNNSTVA
- a CDS encoding uncharacterized protein (PKUD0B04290; similar to Saccharomyces cerevisiae YEL040W (UTR2); ancestral locus Anc_1.483), translating into MKISQLLISLAPLAGLAVASDPPKCDADNKCPEEYPCCSNDGACGTGSYCLGPCDPRYSFNSTSCMPAPICKAGTFTPRKDNMILQTDYLGNITANDFQYYGQVEDNDDSVMIKMPKKSTGGVISSNFYIWYGNVKMKFKTSHNAGVVSAAILFSQVEDEIDFEWVGSELDTTETNFYYEGILDYHNGNKSSSANTYEDFHVYEIDWTQDEINWLIDGSVVRTLKKDDTWNSTSNKYEYPQTPTRVQLSIWPGGAADSPEGTREWAGGYIDWDASDFSDPGYLYVAVDTVEVTCYDPPSTAQTEGNKKVSYRYDGKGYDEENVIISDKGTVIKDLGRTGFNTGEDQNDNSSSKSSIKSSSTSKSASSSSSSPSSSSSASKSSNSASSTESSSSSKSSKSSSSASPSSSSSSSASLSSKSSSSASLSSSSSSETSVIESSSSSSSVESTSSSTPAISSTLTPAVESTASSSTAHGFIQDTNTLSASATASVSSIVSVTPSKGHLNNASLLGLLIAFVSHFAF
- a CDS encoding uncharacterized protein (PKUD0B04300; similar to Saccharomyces cerevisiae YEL072W (RMD6)), producing the protein MSVSVQIYKFSSPQVVNNESLLTRVLNRGYDLPRFKYNVITTPRIKNSLVEDLGVSPLQDSYVFFCIANDEPTEDKHIGCDEPLDDYEQTTEKLKLRYPHIAVNDVQRCYDNSVDETRSDLPLPKPLEDRLLSMAALKPHHTESGQAFEVTGFVSFYKGAGSLVIREAEQFAAKFLGASQIWVTAIKEHQLREMYEKWGYNFVEHIYVPLASNGEVDNSGSSLENDIGATRPFYLEVMMKSV